A region from the Silene latifolia isolate original U9 population chromosome 7, ASM4854445v1, whole genome shotgun sequence genome encodes:
- the LOC141592746 gene encoding putative disease resistance protein At4g19050 isoform X2: protein MELFYNLCHLEVSNLEKLAVLLPVNPLPRKMTTLNISNCHNLTYIFSEVDEVNKESDIIKLPCLKMLALDMVSNLMSVIKESNKDNNDDSRRPSFFNSKVTLTSLEELSLNNNGRIVKLWDMESKLQSFLNLKVLKISDCSEMETIGPPSMFFSLVQLESLSLNACGEMKQVISDGSERDEIPKEIIAFPKLKRLQISCMDKLKCFCGGSYKMVFPRLEVLSLHNLSSMTKFAGGTSSTGFFPKTLRSLTLRSALNMEVTSLHPFTNLRDLSIYNLTWEYMFSTNGGVEHLQSLEKLTIEDCPKLKAIIPRGDKDNTIVFPRLKILYLSNLKSMIKLCSISDIPFHFPSLKDLSIVACNKLEWHLDGEPNQVVELPSLENVTIDACDAMTSFSTRPLKAPKLRELTVHNCLKMEWFLLGNSNNNADLELPSLEEVTIEVCPEMKSFSPAFLRAPRLQLVKIDGKLYPITENEDLNHFLQSANSSEQIAADENDL, encoded by the exons ATGGAATTGTTCTATAATCTATGTCACCTTGAAGTTTCTAATTTGGAGAAATTAGCAGTATTGTTGCCTGTTAATCCCCTTCCACGTAAAATGACCACGTTAAATATTTCAAATTGTCACAATTTGACTTACATTTTCAGTGAGGTCGACGAGGTAAACAAGGAATCAGATATCATCAAGTTGCCTTGTTTGAAAATGCTGGCATTAGATATGGTTAGTAATCTAATGAGTGTGATTAAGGAATCCAACAAAGATAACAATGATGATAGTCGACGCCCGAGTTTCTTCAATAGCAAG GTAACATTGACATCCTTGGAAGAATTGTCGTTGAATAATAACGGGAGGATTGTAAAGCTCTGGGATATGGAATCTAAGCTGCAAAGTTTTCTGAATTTGAAGGTTCTAAAAATCAGTGATTGTTCAGAAATGGAGACTATAGGACCACCGTCTATGTTTTTTTCACTTGTGCAACTGGAAAGTCTATCACTAAATGCATGCGGCGAGATGAAACAAGTCATTAGCGATGGGAGTGAAAGGGAtgaaattcctaaagaaattatTGCGTTTCCCAAATTGAAGCGCCTTCAGATATCTTGTATGGATAAGCTGAAGTGCTTCTGTGGTGGTAGTTATAAAATGGTATTTCCTCGTCTAGAAGTGTTGTCTCTTCATAATCTTTCAAGCATGACAAAATTTGCAGGAGGCACAAGTTCAACAGGCTTCTTTCCCAAAACG TTGAGGAGTTTGACGCTCCGTTCTGCATTGAACATGGAGGTCACATCTTTACATCCATTCACAAATCTTCGCGACCTTTCTATATATAACTTGACGTGGGAATATATGTTCTCAACCAATGGGGGCGTTGAGCATTTGCAGTCGCTTGAAAAGCTTACAATTGAAGATTGCCCAAAATTAAAGGCGATAATCCCAAGAGGTGACAAAGATAACACCATTGTTTTTCCTCGGCTTAAGATATTATACTTGTCTAACTTGAAGAGTATGATCAAGTTGTGTTCCATTTCGGACATCCCATTTCACTTCCCATCACTTAAAGACCTCAGCATAGTTGCGTGTAACAAATTGGAGTGGCATTTAGACGGAGAACCCAATCAAGTCGTAGAATTGCCATCTTTGGAAAATGTGACAATTGATGCTTGTGATGCCATGACGTCTTTCTCAACCAGACCGCTAAAAGCACCCAAATTAAGGGAACTAACCGTACATAACTGCCTCAAAATGGAGTGGTTTTTATTAGGAAACTCAAATAACAATGCAGACCTGGAACTGCCGTCTCTGGAGGAGGTCACTATCGAGGTCTGCCCCGAGATGAAGTCATTCTCGCCTGCATTTCTAAGGGCTCCCAGATTACAACTTGTGAAAATAGATGGCAAGCTCTATCCAATTACCGAGAATGAAGACTTAAATCACTTCCTGCAATCTGCAAACAGCAGTGAGCAGATTGCGGCTGATGAAAATGACTTGTAA
- the LOC141592746 gene encoding uncharacterized protein LOC141592746 isoform X1, protein MELFYNLCHLEVSNLEKLAVLLPVNPLPRKMTTLNISNCHNLTYIFSEVDEVNKESDIIKLPCLKMLALDMVSNLMSVIKESNKDNNDDSRRPSFFNSKVTLTSLEELSLNNNGRIVKLWDMESKLQSFLNLKVLKISDCSEMETIGPPSMFFSLVQLESLSLNACGEMKQVISDGSERDEIPKEIIAFPKLKRLQISCMDKLKCFCGGSYKMVFPRLEVLSLHNLSSMTKFAGGTSSTGFFPKTIEFPCLEDLWLSELSVEVIVLWELHEGEGQGISSNPLPKLKTISVEKIKLPSTVFQNLSGLTLEPVDNAKFLFSSSSSENEGCVGTYSHFPKLEGLNIQHCPDSVQQLVEFVDDDGSLPVSDFCEQLRSLTLRSALNMEVTSLHPFTNLRDLSIYNLTWEYMFSTNGGVEHLQSLEKLTIEDCPKLKAIIPRGDKDNTIVFPRLKILYLSNLKSMIKLCSISDIPFHFPSLKDLSIVACNKLEWHLDGEPNQVVELPSLENVTIDACDAMTSFSTRPLKAPKLRELTVHNCLKMEWFLLGNSNNNADLELPSLEEVTIEVCPEMKSFSPAFLRAPRLQLVKIDGKLYPITENEDLNHFLQSANSSEQIAADENDL, encoded by the exons ATGGAATTGTTCTATAATCTATGTCACCTTGAAGTTTCTAATTTGGAGAAATTAGCAGTATTGTTGCCTGTTAATCCCCTTCCACGTAAAATGACCACGTTAAATATTTCAAATTGTCACAATTTGACTTACATTTTCAGTGAGGTCGACGAGGTAAACAAGGAATCAGATATCATCAAGTTGCCTTGTTTGAAAATGCTGGCATTAGATATGGTTAGTAATCTAATGAGTGTGATTAAGGAATCCAACAAAGATAACAATGATGATAGTCGACGCCCGAGTTTCTTCAATAGCAAG GTAACATTGACATCCTTGGAAGAATTGTCGTTGAATAATAACGGGAGGATTGTAAAGCTCTGGGATATGGAATCTAAGCTGCAAAGTTTTCTGAATTTGAAGGTTCTAAAAATCAGTGATTGTTCAGAAATGGAGACTATAGGACCACCGTCTATGTTTTTTTCACTTGTGCAACTGGAAAGTCTATCACTAAATGCATGCGGCGAGATGAAACAAGTCATTAGCGATGGGAGTGAAAGGGAtgaaattcctaaagaaattatTGCGTTTCCCAAATTGAAGCGCCTTCAGATATCTTGTATGGATAAGCTGAAGTGCTTCTGTGGTGGTAGTTATAAAATGGTATTTCCTCGTCTAGAAGTGTTGTCTCTTCATAATCTTTCAAGCATGACAAAATTTGCAGGAGGCACAAGTTCAACAGGCTTCTTTCCCAAAACG ATTGAATTCCCCTGTTTGGAGGATTTATGGTTGTCGGAGCTGAGCGTTGAAGTGATTGTGTTATGGGAGTTGCATGAGGGAGAAGGTCAAGGAATCTCATCTAACCCTCTTCCTAAATTAAAGACAATCAGTGTTGAAAAAATCAAGTTGCCATCGACCGTCTTTCAGAATTTGTCTGGGCTCACTTTAGAACCCGTAGACAATGCTAAATTCCTattttcttcatcatcatctgaaAATGAAGGATGTGTTGGAACTTATTCCCACTTTCCAAAATTGGAAGGCCTAAACATTCAACATTGTCCAGACTCTGTACAACAATTGGTTGAATTTGTTGATGATGATGGCTCCCTTCCTGTGTCGGACTTTTGTGAACAGTTGAGGAGTTTGACGCTCCGTTCTGCATTGAACATGGAGGTCACATCTTTACATCCATTCACAAATCTTCGCGACCTTTCTATATATAACTTGACGTGGGAATATATGTTCTCAACCAATGGGGGCGTTGAGCATTTGCAGTCGCTTGAAAAGCTTACAATTGAAGATTGCCCAAAATTAAAGGCGATAATCCCAAGAGGTGACAAAGATAACACCATTGTTTTTCCTCGGCTTAAGATATTATACTTGTCTAACTTGAAGAGTATGATCAAGTTGTGTTCCATTTCGGACATCCCATTTCACTTCCCATCACTTAAAGACCTCAGCATAGTTGCGTGTAACAAATTGGAGTGGCATTTAGACGGAGAACCCAATCAAGTCGTAGAATTGCCATCTTTGGAAAATGTGACAATTGATGCTTGTGATGCCATGACGTCTTTCTCAACCAGACCGCTAAAAGCACCCAAATTAAGGGAACTAACCGTACATAACTGCCTCAAAATGGAGTGGTTTTTATTAGGAAACTCAAATAACAATGCAGACCTGGAACTGCCGTCTCTGGAGGAGGTCACTATCGAGGTCTGCCCCGAGATGAAGTCATTCTCGCCTGCATTTCTAAGGGCTCCCAGATTACAACTTGTGAAAATAGATGGCAAGCTCTATCCAATTACCGAGAATGAAGACTTAAATCACTTCCTGCAATCTGCAAACAGCAGTGAGCAGATTGCGGCTGATGAAAATGACTTGTAA